The genome window TTCAAATCCGCCCTATGTGGCCCTTAACGTAAAGGATGCTCTGCCGAGAGACATAACGGCATACGAGCCACATACCGCCCTCTTCAGCGGTATGGACGGTCTCAAGGATATATCAAGGCTTATAACGGGCTGTCCCAATGTCTTGAAGACTGGCGGGTGGCTTCTCTGCGAAATCGGATGGAATCAAGAAGAGGCTGTCATCAGAATGGTCGAGGAATCCAACCGTTACATGAATATAAAGATGCTGCGCGATTACAGCGGCAATGCAAGGGTCCTCGCGGCCATGAAATCATGACAGAAATCTCAAGTCCGCCACCCCCCCCCCCTCAAGGCCTTAACCCGTCAAGACGTCGGCGACTTTTCAAGGGCAGCGGACTTGAAAAAATACGGCGTCAGCAACAGCCGCAAGACGAAGGAGACCTGCTGCCCGAACCGCAACTGCTGCCGCACCCGCATCCACATGAAGATGCGTCAGCGATGTCTATAACCTGGACCTTGAAATTCAATGTCTTGCCAGCCAGCGGCGGATTCATGTCTATCGTTATCGATTCTTCGGTAACCTCTGTAATGCTTGCCGGCATCTTTGTGCCGTCTTCCATCTGTATCCCTATGGTCATGCCAACCTCGGGTTTGAACTGACTGCCCACTATGGAGCGTGGAATGCTCCGGACAAGCTCTTCATCTCTGTAACCGTAAGCCATATCTGGATCAAGACTAAAGGTCTT of Dissulfurimicrobium hydrothermale contains these proteins:
- a CDS encoding FKBP-type peptidyl-prolyl cis-trans isomerase, with translation MRTVVNGDIVTVHYTGTLDNGEVFDTSIGGEPLQFQVGSGQIIQGFNDAIIGMEVGAEKTFSLDPDMAYGYRDEELVRSIPRSIVGSQFKPEVGMTIGIQMEDGTKMPASITEVTEESITIDMNPPLAGKTLNFKVQVIDIADASSCGCGCGSSCGSGSRSPSSCGCC